TCGCCAAGACCGACCAGGTCGACCGTCTCGCCCTGCGCTTCCAGACAGGCTGCCATTGCCACGGCAACCCGCCCGCCGAAGGACCAGCCGAGCAGCCGGTAAGGCCCGTGCGGCTGGACCGCGCGGATTCGCTCGACGTAATCGCGCGCGAGCGCCTCGAAGCTGCCCACCAACCATGTGCTGTCGGAGAACATCGGCGACTGGATCGCGTAGACGGTGGCCACGCCGTTGAGCGCTTCCGCGAGGTAACTGTATTCGGCGACCAGTCCGTATCCGGGATGGATACAGAAAAGCCGCCCCGGCGCGCGCAGGCTGTTCAGTGCCAGGAGGCCGGCGGGAAGTCGTCCATCCGCACGGAGCGGCTGCGTGACGTTGACCGCCGACTCGGCATTGAAGCGTTGAACCCAGATGCCCGATTCGTCGTCGACGTCGACAGCGTAGCGCGACGAGAAAAGGTGCGGCTCGGCGGGGGCTGCGCGCTGCGCGGAGGCGCCGGTGCTCTCGATCATCGCGAGCAGGTTGTGCTGGAAGCCTGCCGCGCACGCTTCGATTTCCGGTTGCGTGAGATGCGCAGTGCGATAGCGCCAGTTGATCTGGAGTTCGCCGCCGGCCACCAGCGCATCGAGTTGCAGCACCTTGACCTGCGCGTCCTGCAGATTCGCTTGCGCCGAATCGCCACCCGCTTCGTCGGCGAACGCAAAGCGCGATGAATCCGGCAGGCTCGCGTCGAACTGCCCGAGGTAGTTGAAGCCGACCCGCGCTCGCGGCAGGCCCGCGAGGGCTTCACGCACGGCCGGGTCGATCGCCCCGCGGGCTTCCAGCAGGCCCCAGTGCAGCCCGCGTTGCGGCACCGCGGCGAGCGACGCGCGCACCGTGTGCAGTGTTTGCGTCGGGTCGTCTGCCGTGGCTTCGAAGACCACCGGATAACGCGTCGTGAACCAGCCGACCGTGCGCGTCAGGTCGATGTCGTCGAGCACATCTTCCCGGCCGTGGCCTTCCAGTTCGATCAGCACGCGCGATTGCCCGCTGCGTTGCGACAGGGTTTGCGTGAGGGCCGCCAGCAGCAGCACTTCCGGCGTCAGGCCCGTGTTGCGGCTGCTGTCGTAGAGCAGGGCCGACGTGGTCGGTGCGTCCAGACGCAGCGTGTGGGTTTGCGTGGTGTGCGTTTGCGTGGCGCCAATTTGCACCGCTTCGCCCACCACCGTTTGCTCCGTTTGCTCCGTCTGCTCCGTCTGCTCCGTCTGCTCCGTCTGCTCCGTCTGCTCCGTCCGCAGCGCCGGCCACGGCGTCACCCCCGTCAGCCGCTGCTGCCACCAGCCCAGTTCCGCCAGCCGCTCGGCACGCATGCCGTACTCCTGCTGACGCACGCTCCACACGCTGAACGGTGTGCTGCGGGCGCCGATCCCGATCGCCTCGCCGCGCTCCGCCTGCTCATACGCCTGCTGCAACTGGTCGAGCAGGATCCGCCACGACACGCCGTCGACCGCCAGATGGTGGATCGCCAGCAGCACTCGCTGGCCGTGACGGCCTACGTCCAGAGACGCCGCCTTCAGTAGCGGACCGTTCTCCAGGTCCAGTTGCTGTTGCACCTGCGTGCAGGCGTCGTACAGCGCCCGCTCCCAGCCGTCGGCGTCGCCTACGCTGATCCGTTCGACCAGACGCGTGGCCGCCATCGCATCGACCGTGACCGGCGCCACGGGGACCACCCGTTGCCTCCAGCCACCCGTACCGGTTGTAGCTTCCGTCCCAGCTTCGCGCGCAAACCGCAACCGCAGCGCATCGTGCCGCGCCACCAGCACCTGCAACGCACGCTCCAGCACCGCCTCATCCAGACCACCCCGCACGCGGAGCAGCACCGCCTGATTCCAGTGCGACGGCGCCTGCGCAAACCGTTCAAAGAACCACTGCTGGATTGGCGTCAGCGGCACCGCTTCGTGCAACTCATCCTGCCCCGCCCCCTCGCCCTCGCCCGACTCCGACAGCGCCACCGCCACGCGCGCCTGCGCCTCGATCGTCGGATGATCGAACACCTGCTTCGGCGTCAGCCTCAGTCCCACCTGCCGCGCCTTCGCGATCAGTTGCAGGCTCACGATCGAATCGCCCCCCGCCTCGAAGAAGTTCTGCGTCACGCCAGGCGGCTGCGCCTCACGGCCCAGCACCGCCGCCCAGATGTCGCGCAACTGCGCTTCGCGCTCACTGCGCGGGGCCACGCTCTGCACTTCCTGATCCTCGCGCGGCGCCGGCAACGCGGCCCGGTCCAGTTTGCCGTTGGCCATCACCGGCAGATGCGCGAGCTTCATCCACCCGCCCGGCACCATGTACCCCGGCAGACGCGCCTGCAACGCCGCCTGCAGCTCCCCCGCCTGCGCCTCGCCCACCCAGTACGCCACCAGCCGACGACGCTCACCTTCCCCACGTAGCGCCACCACCGCCTGCTCCACTCCGGCACAGCCGCGCAACTGCACTTCGATCTCGCCCAGTTCGATCCGGTAACCGCGCAGCTTCACCTGCTGGTCCAGCCGCCCCAGATACTCGATGCAGCCATCCGCGCGCAGACGGCACAGGTCGCCGCTGCGATACAGCCGCTCGCCGTGACCGTACGGCGACGGCACGAAGCGCTCCGCGCTCAGTCCCGCGCGACCCAGATAGCCACGCGCGAGCGAATCGCCCCCGATGCACAACTCACCGAGCCCGCCCACCGGCACTTCATTACCGTACGCGTCCAGCACGCAGACACTGCGCCCCGGATACGCCACACCGATCGGCGCGCTCACATGGTGGATATCTTCGGGCTGCGTGCGTCGATACAGCGCCGCCACGCTCGTCTCGGTCGGGCCGTACAGATTGTCCAGCCGCACCGACGCCAGGCCGCCCCGGAACCAGCGCGCCAGCGCATCGCCCGGCAGCCCTTCGCCGCCCACCGTGATCTGCCGCAGCGCGGGCAGCGATTCACGCGAGGGCGCATCGCCCAGCCACTGCTGCCACAGCGCGGTCGGAATCCGCGAGAACGTCACCTGATGGGCCGCGAGGGCGCCGCTGAGCGCCTGCAGGTCCCACGCCGACGCGCCGCGCATGCACACGCGCCCGCCCATCAGCAGGGCGGGGAGCAGTTCGTGCAGCGCCACGTCGAAGTTGATCGTCGACGACTGCAGCAGCGTGTCCTGCGCCGAAATCCCGTAGGTCCCGATGAAGTCGTCCAGATGCAGCGACAGCGAACGCTGGCTGACCGCCACGCCCTTGGGCCGCCCGGTCGAGCCCGACGTGTAGATCACGTACGCCAGCTGGTCCGGATGGATCGACGCGCTACGCTCGCGCAACGCGCTCACGGCACGCTCATCGGGCGCAGCGCCTTCGTCCACGATCCGCACCTGCGCGCATCCTTCGAGCACCGACGCCAGCCGCTGCGCACTCGCCGCATCGACGATCACGCAGCGCACGCCCGCGTCCTCGATCATCTCGCGCAGACGGCCCTCCGGATAGGCCGGATCCAGCGGCACCTGGGCAGCACCCGCCTTCCAGATCCCCAGCAGCGCCGCGGCGAGCCCCGCCGAGCGCTCCAGACACACGCCCACACGATCCTCGTGCGCAATCCCCGCCTGCATCAGCGAGACCCCGAGCCGGTCCGCCCATCCATCGAGTTGCGCGTAGCTCACGCGCTCGTCCTCGCAGATCAGCGCAAGCTGCCCGCCACAGGACTGCGCCCGCGTCTCGAACCGCGACACCGTCGACGCATACGGATACGTTATCCGCTGCGCCACGCTTGATGCCCCCGCGCCCTCGTTCATCGACAGCTCGCACAGCCGCCGCTCGCCCGCCTCACAGATCTGCCCTAGCAACCCCACGTAGTGACCGCTCAACCGCTCGATCGTCGAGGCGTCGAACAGATCGACCGCGTAATTAAAGGTCAAGCGCAAACCGTCGCTGTCATCCAGCACGTTAAGCACCAGATCGAAACGCGCCGTTTTTGTCGACGCCGCTTCCGAGCGAATCGACAAGCCCGCCAGCTCCGTCTCCTCGCTGCGGCTCGCGACCTCGTAATTGAACAGGGTCTGAAACAGTGGCGAATGCGAGCGTTCGCGTTGCGGCTGCAAGGCTTCGACTACGCGCGCGAACGGCACGGCCTGATGCGCGTGAGCTTCGGCGATACGCTCGCCGACATGCGCGAGCAGTTCGCCGACCGTCATCGACATCGACAACTCCGCGCGAATCACCAGCGTGTTGACGAAAAATCCGACCAGCCCATGCGTCTCCGCGCGCTCGCGGCCGCTCACCGGCACGCCGACACAAAAGTCCTGCTGCCCGCTGTAACGCGCGAGCAGCACGCAGTACACCGCCAGCAACGCAGCAAACGGCGACACGTCGTGGGTGCGCGCAATGCGCCGCAACGCATCGGCCGTGACGCGCGGCACCGCGACCACGCAACGCGCGCCTTCCATGCTGCGATCGACCGTGCGAGCCCGATCCAGCGGCAACGCCAGCAGACTCCGTTCGCCGCCCAGCCGGTCGCGCCAGAAATCCAGTTCGGTATCGGCCCGACGGTCGCCGGCCCACTCGCGCTGCCATAGCGCGAAGTCCGCGTAATGCAGCGGCAACGGTTCGAGCGCGGTCTCCGCGCCGTGAGCGCCGGCCGCGTACAACTGCCCGAATTCGCGGCCGAGCAGATCCATCGACCAGGCATCGGTGACGATATGGTGCGCGGTGAATTGCAGCACATGCAGGTTGGGGGCCACACGCGTCAACACGACGCGCATCACCGGGCCACTCTCCAGATCGAACGGCTCGCGCGCCTGCTCGCCGAGGCGCCGCTGAAGCAGCGTGTCGTCGTTCTCCGGAGCGCTCGGTTCGCTCGCCGAAACATCCTCGAAACGCCAGTCGAAAACGGCCTCGCGCGAATCGGCAAACGGCGCGGGCAAACCCATCTGAAACGGCACGCCCTGATCCTCGCCGAAGCGCGAACGCAGACTTTCATGCCGCACCGCGAGCCGCTCGAAAACGCCGCGCACGGCATCCGGGTTCAGCGCGCCGGCCATCCGCACCGCGCGCGACACGTTGTACGCCGAACTCGACGGATCGAGCCGCCACATGAACCACAGACGCTCCTGCGCATGCGAAAGCGGCGCGCGCCCCGGCCGCGGCGACAACGCGACGATCGGCAGCCGGTCGACCGGCAACCCCTTGTCGGCCGCGCGCTGGCGGAACACCGCGCGCTTGTCCGCGGGCAATGCCGCGTACTGTTTAGCCAACCCCAGCATTTCATCCTGACGTGCGGAACTCACACTCATTACCTATTCCTTTGTTTGCCAATGCGCTCAGTCATCGAGCGTGGACAGCAGATCCTTGAACTGACTGGCCGGGTTTTCTTCTTCATCGCGTTCGCGTTCAATCTCCTGGTCGAGGGCGAGCGCGATC
This genomic stretch from Paraburkholderia bryophila harbors:
- a CDS encoding non-ribosomal peptide synthetase, whose protein sequence is MSVSSARQDEMLGLAKQYAALPADKRAVFRQRAADKGLPVDRLPIVALSPRPGRAPLSHAQERLWFMWRLDPSSSAYNVSRAVRMAGALNPDAVRGVFERLAVRHESLRSRFGEDQGVPFQMGLPAPFADSREAVFDWRFEDVSASEPSAPENDDTLLQRRLGEQAREPFDLESGPVMRVVLTRVAPNLHVLQFTAHHIVTDAWSMDLLGREFGQLYAAGAHGAETALEPLPLHYADFALWQREWAGDRRADTELDFWRDRLGGERSLLALPLDRARTVDRSMEGARCVVAVPRVTADALRRIARTHDVSPFAALLAVYCVLLARYSGQQDFCVGVPVSGRERAETHGLVGFFVNTLVIRAELSMSMTVGELLAHVGERIAEAHAHQAVPFARVVEALQPQRERSHSPLFQTLFNYEVASRSEETELAGLSIRSEAASTKTARFDLVLNVLDDSDGLRLTFNYAVDLFDASTIERLSGHYVGLLGQICEAGERRLCELSMNEGAGASSVAQRITYPYASTVSRFETRAQSCGGQLALICEDERVSYAQLDGWADRLGVSLMQAGIAHEDRVGVCLERSAGLAAALLGIWKAGAAQVPLDPAYPEGRLREMIEDAGVRCVIVDAASAQRLASVLEGCAQVRIVDEGAAPDERAVSALRERSASIHPDQLAYVIYTSGSTGRPKGVAVSQRSLSLHLDDFIGTYGISAQDTLLQSSTINFDVALHELLPALLMGGRVCMRGASAWDLQALSGALAAHQVTFSRIPTALWQQWLGDAPSRESLPALRQITVGGEGLPGDALARWFRGGLASVRLDNLYGPTETSVAALYRRTQPEDIHHVSAPIGVAYPGRSVCVLDAYGNEVPVGGLGELCIGGDSLARGYLGRAGLSAERFVPSPYGHGERLYRSGDLCRLRADGCIEYLGRLDQQVKLRGYRIELGEIEVQLRGCAGVEQAVVALRGEGERRRLVAYWVGEAQAGELQAALQARLPGYMVPGGWMKLAHLPVMANGKLDRAALPAPREDQEVQSVAPRSEREAQLRDIWAAVLGREAQPPGVTQNFFEAGGDSIVSLQLIAKARQVGLRLTPKQVFDHPTIEAQARVAVALSESGEGEGAGQDELHEAVPLTPIQQWFFERFAQAPSHWNQAVLLRVRGGLDEAVLERALQVLVARHDALRLRFAREAGTEATTGTGGWRQRVVPVAPVTVDAMAATRLVERISVGDADGWERALYDACTQVQQQLDLENGPLLKAASLDVGRHGQRVLLAIHHLAVDGVSWRILLDQLQQAYEQAERGEAIGIGARSTPFSVWSVRQQEYGMRAERLAELGWWQQRLTGVTPWPALRTEQTEQTEQTEQTEQTEQTEQTVVGEAVQIGATQTHTTQTHTLRLDAPTTSALLYDSSRNTGLTPEVLLLAALTQTLSQRSGQSRVLIELEGHGREDVLDDIDLTRTVGWFTTRYPVVFEATADDPTQTLHTVRASLAAVPQRGLHWGLLEARGAIDPAVREALAGLPRARVGFNYLGQFDASLPDSSRFAFADEAGGDSAQANLQDAQVKVLQLDALVAGGELQINWRYRTAHLTQPEIEACAAGFQHNLLAMIESTGASAQRAAPAEPHLFSSRYAVDVDDESGIWVQRFNAESAVNVTQPLRADGRLPAGLLALNSLRAPGRLFCIHPGYGLVAEYSYLAEALNGVATVYAIQSPMFSDSTWLVGSFEALARDYVERIRAVQPHGPYRLLGWSFGGRVAVAMAACLEAQGETVDLVGLGDTASHFSLPPSSEGRADHSEADSESADMPAFSRALRLAMRVDAYHVALLREHALPRIVAPITLWRAAQSEVGPERRLDWAHHTAGQYRETLVSAAHSTILRQALLHDELRAWFAARR